The Merismopedia glauca CCAP 1448/3 genome contains a region encoding:
- the egtB gene encoding ergothioneine biosynthesis protein EgtB encodes MLKTISVTQENTCLSLCDRYQQVRQLSQQLCQPLATEDYAIQSMPDVSPPKWHLAHTTWFFETFLLVPYLKGYELFHPKFGYLFNSYYEAVGERHPRAQRGLLSRPTVAEVYQYRDYVDAGMRSLMLEISGNSDLESLITLGLHHEQQHQELLLTDIKHILGMNPLRPAYLQNPLSAISKFPENREKWLDYPGGLQAIGHQNREFAFDNESPRHQVYLQDYYLASRLVTNGEYLEFIEAGGYNKPEYWLAEGWTTIQAEKWFAPFYWEKIDGVWWIMTLYGMQPLNENEPVCHVSFYEADAYASFRGLRLPTEVEWEVAASSVPIKGNFVETGRLHPTVASGVTRPDQMFGDVWEWTQSAYLPYPGFEVADGAIGEYNGKFMCNQMVLRGGSCATSINHIRSTYRNFFPPSARWQFTGIRLAKY; translated from the coding sequence ATGTTGAAGACAATTTCTGTGACTCAAGAAAACACTTGTTTATCCCTGTGCGATCGCTATCAACAAGTGCGTCAACTAAGTCAACAACTTTGTCAGCCGCTAGCAACAGAAGATTATGCGATCCAGAGTATGCCAGATGTTAGTCCCCCTAAATGGCATCTAGCCCATACTACGTGGTTTTTTGAAACATTTCTGCTGGTTCCTTACCTGAAAGGCTATGAATTATTTCATCCCAAATTTGGTTACCTGTTCAACTCTTATTACGAAGCAGTAGGAGAACGTCATCCACGCGCGCAAAGAGGATTGCTATCTCGTCCCACAGTAGCAGAAGTTTATCAGTATAGAGATTATGTAGATGCAGGAATGCGATCGCTAATGCTGGAAATTTCTGGCAATTCTGACCTAGAATCCCTAATTACTTTAGGTTTACATCACGAACAGCAGCACCAGGAATTACTACTAACAGATATTAAACATATCTTGGGAATGAATCCCTTGCGTCCCGCATATCTCCAAAATCCCCTCTCTGCCATCTCTAAATTCCCAGAAAATCGCGAGAAATGGCTAGATTATCCAGGTGGATTGCAGGCGATCGGTCATCAAAATCGGGAATTTGCGTTTGATAATGAAAGTCCGCGACATCAGGTGTATCTCCAAGACTATTATCTCGCCTCTAGACTTGTAACCAATGGAGAGTACTTAGAATTTATTGAAGCTGGGGGATATAATAAGCCTGAGTATTGGCTGGCTGAAGGTTGGACGACCATTCAAGCGGAAAAATGGTTTGCACCTTTTTATTGGGAAAAAATCGATGGTGTGTGGTGGATTATGACCCTTTATGGAATGCAACCCCTAAACGAGAACGAACCAGTTTGTCACGTTAGCTTTTACGAAGCCGATGCTTATGCTAGCTTTAGAGGGTTACGGTTACCCACAGAAGTAGAATGGGAAGTAGCTGCATCCTCAGTTCCTATTAAGGGAAATTTTGTGGAAACAGGCAGATTACATCCAACTGTAGCATCAGGAGTTACTAGACCAGATCAAATGTTTGGGGATGTCTGGGAATGGACCCAAAGCGCCTATCTTCCCTATCCAGGTTTTGAAGTAGCGGATGGTGCGATCGGTGAATACAATGGAAAATTCATGTGCAATCAAATGGTATTAAGAGGCGGTTCTTGCGCTACTTCTATTAATCACATTCGCTCGACTTATCGTAACTTTTTTCCACCATCTGCACGCTGGCAATTTACAGGTATCCGCTTAGCCAAATATTAG
- the egtD gene encoding L-histidine N(alpha)-methyltransferase, producing MTATLGWTSKTVSEPTVKLYDLHPPLDDFRSEAIAGLQKPEKFVSAKFLYDKRGSELFDAICNLEEYYVTRTEMSILQTNAVEIAAKIGDGVLVEFGSGSSQKVRIILDAMEKLPTYVALDISVQHLYESCVKLAEAYVGLEAIAICTDYTQPIKLPEISSLKNKHKVAFFPGSSVGNLEPEEVIQFLKNTANLLEPNSSLLIGVDLKKNKSILEPAYDDSHGISAAFALNLLTRINRELGANFNLDNFGYKAFYNAIGRIEMYIVSLKEQVVNIDGIEIHFQAGELLRTEYSYKYTITEFQELAAQAGFQPQQVWTDPQNLFSLHYLTNSVSGT from the coding sequence ATGACTGCAACATTAGGCTGGACATCAAAGACTGTTTCGGAACCAACAGTTAAACTCTACGATCTTCATCCTCCTTTAGATGATTTTCGGAGTGAGGCGATCGCAGGTTTACAAAAACCAGAAAAGTTTGTTTCTGCCAAATTTCTTTATGATAAACGGGGTTCAGAATTATTTGATGCTATCTGTAATTTAGAAGAGTATTATGTCACTCGCACAGAAATGTCAATTTTGCAAACTAATGCTGTTGAAATTGCCGCTAAAATAGGCGATGGCGTGTTAGTTGAATTTGGTAGTGGCAGTTCTCAAAAAGTTAGAATTATTCTAGATGCAATGGAAAAGTTGCCTACCTATGTAGCACTAGATATTTCCGTGCAGCACTTGTATGAATCTTGTGTAAAATTGGCGGAAGCTTATGTAGGTTTAGAAGCGATCGCTATTTGTACTGACTACACTCAACCCATAAAATTACCTGAGATTTCGTCTCTCAAAAACAAGCATAAAGTGGCTTTCTTTCCTGGTTCTTCGGTTGGCAATCTAGAACCAGAAGAAGTGATTCAATTCCTCAAAAATACGGCTAATTTACTAGAACCTAACAGCAGTTTGTTAATTGGAGTAGATCTTAAGAAAAATAAATCAATTCTGGAGCCAGCCTATGATGATTCCCACGGAATTTCTGCGGCTTTTGCCTTAAATTTACTCACCAGAATCAATCGAGAATTGGGAGCTAATTTTAATTTAGATAACTTTGGCTATAAAGCTTTTTACAATGCGATCGGTCGGATCGAAATGTATATAGTTAGCCTGAAAGAACAAGTAGTTAATATTGATGGTATAGAAATTCATTTTCAAGCAGGGGAATTGCTGCGGACTGAATATTCCTATAAATATACTATTACTGAATTTCAAGAATTAGCCGCTCAAGCTGGTTTTCAACCTCAACAGGTTTGGACAGATCCACAGAATTTGTTTAGCCTTCATTATCTGACTAATTCAGTTTCTGGAACCTAG
- a CDS encoding class I SAM-dependent methyltransferase, translating to MPEWYKKDLAYIHDVGHSDYALKSAPGILNVLAENNIREGLIVDFGCGSGLSALEFTKAGYRVLGIDISESMIAIARKRVPQAEFRVESLFKNQIPLCNAVTSIGECLNYLFDSDSDRQMLFQLFHRIYKALAPGGIFIFDIAEPGQIIDSNATKGFTKGDNWVVLVEKQENQQQQTLTRRITTFRQVGEYYRRDEEVHHLRLYQSTDLAEELDRIGFQVQIVHSYGQYHLPKAHAALIARKKSRSDFT from the coding sequence ATGCCAGAATGGTATAAGAAAGATCTAGCATATATTCATGATGTTGGTCATAGCGATTACGCACTCAAATCGGCTCCTGGTATTCTCAATGTTTTGGCTGAAAATAACATCAGGGAAGGTTTAATAGTCGATTTTGGTTGTGGCAGTGGATTATCGGCACTAGAATTCACCAAGGCAGGATATCGTGTACTGGGAATCGATATTTCTGAATCTATGATTGCAATTGCCCGAAAGAGAGTGCCGCAGGCGGAATTTCGAGTTGAATCACTATTTAAAAATCAAATTCCCTTATGTAATGCTGTTACTTCCATTGGTGAATGTCTCAACTATCTGTTCGATTCAGACAGCGATCGCCAAATGCTGTTTCAACTGTTCCATCGCATCTACAAAGCGCTAGCACCAGGAGGTATTTTCATCTTTGACATTGCAGAACCAGGACAAATTATCGATTCAAACGCTACTAAAGGGTTTACAAAAGGAGATAACTGGGTAGTGCTGGTGGAGAAGCAAGAAAACCAGCAGCAGCAGACATTAACTCGTCGAATTACTACTTTTCGTCAGGTAGGAGAATACTACAGACGAGATGAGGAGGTACACCATTTGCGACTGTATCAAAGTACAGATCTAGCTGAAGAACTCGATCGCATAGGTTTCCAGGTTCAGATTGTGCATAGCTATGGTCAGTATCATCTCCCTAAAGCTCATGCAGCGTTGATTGCGCGCAAAAAATCCCGATCTGATTTCACGTGA
- a CDS encoding nuclear transport factor 2 family protein, translated as MTREDIQAAIAQAAQAWVEGDGDRFASLFTPDGEFIVPRDCWVGRDQIRQAVIDYASAYSDVKIDIRQIVVDGNLAVVEWHWEDKENATSQHNQADDAIAVDFQNGLISRWREYIDSKT; from the coding sequence ATGACACGAGAAGATATTCAGGCAGCGATCGCTCAAGCGGCTCAAGCTTGGGTTGAAGGAGACGGCGATCGCTTTGCTTCCCTCTTTACACCAGACGGAGAATTCATCGTTCCAAGGGATTGCTGGGTAGGAAGAGATCAGATTCGCCAAGCAGTAATTGACTACGCATCAGCATATTCTGACGTAAAAATAGATATTCGACAGATTGTAGTGGATGGCAATTTGGCTGTAGTAGAGTGGCATTGGGAAGACAAAGAAAATGCTACAAGTCAACACAATCAAGCTGACGATGCGATCGCCGTTGATTTCCAAAATGGTCTAATTAGCCGTTGGCGCGAATACATTGACTCGAAAACTTAA